The Sphingomonas aliaeris genome segment CCGAGCGCGAGGCGGCGGGCATATGATCGAACGTATCCCGATGCGCGATCTGCCAATCGGCGACGCGCTGCGTGGCGGCAAGGATATCGGCCGGGCGCGACATCTGGACTTGCGCGGGACTGATCAGCGCTACCGGCGCCGCCAGCACAGCCGAAAAAGCGATCATGGACATGTGGCTCTCCCTTTGATCGACCGTATCTCGATCGACGAGATGGCGAGTTTCAGCGCAGCGGACGTCGTCATCACGAACGGCGCCGAAACTTTGGACAGATCGCCGCCGGCCATGCAGCCGAGCGGAATATCGAGCCGCTGCCATCCCCGCCCACCTAGCAATGTGAGAGCCTTGGTAACGTCGATCTTGCCGCCGCACCCCGGCCCGCATTTGAACTCGACCGATACCGGCCCCGCAGGTGCGGCATCGACGCGCACCGCAATACCGAGCACGAGCGGTCCGGCCTTCGACCAGTCGACCACGCGCGGGTTGGCGATCAGCAACGTGCCGCGCCCGCGCCCGATCCAGACAATTTCCCGCGCATCCTCCTGCCGATCGCGATCGATCGGACGGGTCGAGATCGCGCCGTTATCGGCCGCGCCGGAAACCGTTTGCGGACTGTCGTTCGCCCCGTCGATCTGGACGACGCGCGGCGCAATGGCTCGGCCGGCGTCGAACAGAGGCCCGACCGGCGTATCCAGCGAAGACAGGTCGATGCCGGGATCTTCGGACAGCGGCGCGGCTATGCGGCGCTCCCCGAGTTTCAGGCCATAACCGAACGGGAACAGCGGCGCGTAGTTCAAATCGCCGACGTTCAGCGGCGCCCCCGTTGCTGTCGCTGGCCACGAAAAGGACAGCCGCCCCCTGAAGTCCTGCTTGCCCATCAGCATGTCGGCGACGCCGCCCCTTCCGATCCAGGAAGCCAGGCCGCGACGAACGCGTTGGACGCATTGATATGCCGGTTGACCCACAAAGGCCGGCCGGACAGGAACACCGCGACAACCGGAATGCCTGCGGCCTTCAGGCGGGTCATCGTCGTCAGGGTGTTCGTCCGGTCGTCGAACAGCAGATTGGTGCGGTCCCCCTGAAACTCGGCATAGGGATCCTCCCCGAACACGACGATCGCCACATCCGGTCTGGTGCCGTAGCGACCGTCGATCGACAGTTCGGCCGCCCCGCCGCCCGCCTTCACCGCGTCGCGGATGCCGGACCAGATGGATTGCGCATGTGGAAAATATTCGGGCTTCGTCCCGGTGCCCTGCCACGTCAGCGTCCAGCCGCCGGATTGCTT includes the following:
- a CDS encoding putative glycoside hydrolase, with amino-acid sequence MGKQDFRGRLSFSWPATATGAPLNVGDLNYAPLFPFGYGLKLGERRIAAPLSEDPGIDLSSLDTPVGPLFDAGRAIAPRVVQIDGANDSPQTVSGAADNGAISTRPIDRDRQEDAREIVWIGRGRGTLLIANPRVVDWSKAGPLVLGIAVRVDAAPAGPVSVEFKCGPGCGGKIDVTKALTLLGGRGWQRLDIPLGCMAGGDLSKVSAPFVMTTSAALKLAISSIEIRSIKGRATCP
- a CDS encoding glycoside hydrolase family 3 protein, encoding MRESLVLLKNNGILPLKPSARILVAGDGADDVAKQSGGWTLTWQGTGTKPEYFPHAQSIWSGIRDAVKAGGGAAELSIDGRYGTRPDVAIVVFGEDPYAEFQGDRTNLLFDDRTNTLTTMTRLKAAGIPVVAVFLSGRPLWVNRHINASNAFVAAWLPGSEGAASPTC